Genomic window (Bosea vaviloviae):
AGTCTGGAGGCCGACAGGCAGCGCACCGAAAGCGAAGCCCCAGAGCGCAACGGCCCCGGCCGCGACCCAGAAACTGCCGCCGAAGGCCACGAGCGCCGCCGCCGTCGCTGCAGCGAGCAGGGCGCCGAAGATCACCGCGGCAGGTGCGCTGCGCTCGACGATCGCGGCGCCTACAAAATTGCCGAAGAAGCCGCCGATTCCATAGGCCAGGAGCACAAGCGAGATCGTCTCGACCGAAAGCCGCGGCACCTGCTCGAGGAAGGGGCGGACATAGGTGAAGCCGGCGAAATGGCCCGAGATCACGATGAGCACCGTCGCCAGGACGAGCCGGACATTGCTGCGCCGCAGCAGTGCAAACAGCGTCCCGAGCTGCGCCGCCGCCAGCGGCGGCAGGCGCGGCATGGTGACGAGTTGGGCGATGAAGGCCAGGATTCCGACCACCGCTCCGATCGCGAAGACTGAGCGCCAGCCGAGCAGGTCGCCGAGATAGGCGCCGACCGGCGCGGCGCTGACCGTCGCGAAGGAAACGCCGGTAAAGATGATCGACATGGCGCGCGGCAATGCGCGCTCCGGCACCAGCCGCATCGCGGTTGCCGCCATCATCGACCAGAAGCCGCCGAGCCCGATGCCGAGCAGCACCCGCGCCGCCAGCAGCGTGGCGAGGCCGTCGGAGAGTGCGGCGAGGATGTTGGACAGCACCAGCAGGACGGTGAAGCCCCAGATCACGAGGCGGCGGTCGAGCCCGCGCGTCAGGATCGAGGTGAAGAGCGCGGCGAAGATGGCGACCACGGCGGTCGCGGTCACGGTCTGTCCGGCAGCACCGTCCGAAACGCCGATATCCGCCGCCATCGGCGTCAGCAGGCTGGCGGGCAGGAATTCGGCCGTGACCAAGCCGAAAACGCCGAGGGTGAGCGAGAAGATCGCGGCCCAGGCCGGGCTTTGCTC
Coding sequences:
- a CDS encoding MFS transporter; protein product: MSESATAVATLPFDSPADADEQSPAWAAIFSLTLGVFGLVTAEFLPASLLTPMAADIGVSDGAAGQTVTATAVVAIFAALFTSILTRGLDRRLVIWGFTVLLVLSNILAALSDGLATLLAARVLLGIGLGGFWSMMAATAMRLVPERALPRAMSIIFTGVSFATVSAAPVGAYLGDLLGWRSVFAIGAVVGILAFIAQLVTMPRLPPLAAAQLGTLFALLRRSNVRLVLATVLIVISGHFAGFTYVRPFLEQVPRLSVETISLVLLAYGIGGFFGNFVGAAIVERSAPAAVIFGALLAAATAAALVAFGGSFWVAAGAVALWGFAFGALPVGLQTWMVRVAPDQAEAVGGLLVAAFQVAIASGAVLGGVLVDHFGATGATGYCALATLAGALLVAFAGRGEVKPS